The proteins below are encoded in one region of Legionella antarctica:
- the ftsX gene encoding permease-like cell division protein FtsX yields MLKKSQSFLAYHLQAATHSLNLLCRKPLATMMTVIVIAITLALPALFWVFTDNLSQLTIGWQQGSQISIYLKTGMTDAEQATLLQKVRDTQGVGQASLKSAADGLSELIQQEGMQDIMRYLPENPLPSVIEVVPSLITDSPAKLDVLKRQLEALPQVTQVKLDMAWINRLHVISGFAAKVAKALMSLLALAVVLIIGNTLRLAIHNRHEEIQILKLIGATDPFILRPFLYSGVWYGLAGAILAVFLVNIFILSLGVAVNQLAVAYQMHYPLTGLSIRQILLLVLFAIILGWLGACLSVKRQLSSIEPYN; encoded by the coding sequence GTGTTAAAAAAATCTCAATCATTTCTTGCCTATCACCTGCAAGCAGCAACTCACAGTCTCAATCTCTTGTGTCGTAAACCATTAGCAACCATGATGACAGTTATTGTTATTGCAATTACTCTAGCCTTGCCAGCCCTTTTTTGGGTGTTTACCGATAATTTAAGTCAGTTGACTATTGGATGGCAGCAAGGCAGTCAGATTTCCATTTATTTGAAAACGGGGATGACTGATGCTGAGCAAGCGACTTTATTGCAGAAAGTGCGCGATACTCAAGGAGTTGGACAAGCCAGTTTAAAATCAGCGGCAGATGGATTATCTGAATTGATCCAACAAGAAGGAATGCAGGACATAATGCGCTATCTTCCAGAAAACCCCCTACCTTCTGTTATTGAGGTGGTACCTTCTCTGATTACCGACTCTCCGGCAAAATTGGATGTATTAAAACGACAGCTGGAGGCCTTACCTCAAGTGACTCAGGTGAAACTTGATATGGCATGGATTAATCGATTACACGTTATTTCAGGTTTTGCAGCGAAGGTAGCTAAAGCGTTAATGTCCTTATTGGCTTTGGCTGTGGTTTTAATCATCGGTAACACCTTACGTTTAGCTATTCATAATCGCCATGAAGAGATTCAAATTTTGAAGTTAATTGGGGCAACTGATCCCTTTATACTCAGGCCCTTTCTATATTCTGGTGTTTGGTACGGACTCGCGGGTGCAATACTTGCGGTTTTTCTGGTTAATATTTTTATCTTAAGTTTAGGCGTTGCGGTTAATCAGCTGGCTGTTGCTTATCAAATGCACTATCCGCTAACAGGATTGTCAATAAGGCAAATCTTGCTACTTGTATTGTTTGCTATTATACTCGGTTGGCTTGGGGCATGCCTGTCTGTGAAACGACAATTGTCCTCCATAGAACCCTATAATTGA
- the ftsE gene encoding cell division ATP-binding protein FtsE gives MITFDQVSKRYPGGFEALSQVNFSLQKGEMAFLTGHSGAGKSTLLKLIALLEWPTSGQLTVNGLKLNHLKKRDVATHRSQLGITFQSPRFLNDRTVFDNVALPLQIQGMAYPMIAKRVHAALDMVGLLSKEKMLPIHLSGGEQQRLGIARAVVHKPALLLADEPTGNLDPKLSSEIMSIFEQFNHVGVSILIATHDLALIARMKHRITMLKGGRLC, from the coding sequence ATGATCACATTTGACCAGGTTAGTAAGCGTTATCCAGGTGGCTTTGAAGCATTAAGTCAGGTGAATTTTTCTTTACAAAAAGGCGAAATGGCTTTTCTTACCGGGCATTCTGGAGCCGGGAAAAGTACCCTTCTTAAATTAATTGCCTTATTAGAATGGCCTACATCAGGTCAATTAACAGTGAATGGGTTGAAGTTAAATCACTTAAAAAAACGTGATGTCGCAACTCACAGAAGCCAATTAGGAATTACGTTCCAATCCCCCCGTTTTCTTAATGACAGAACTGTTTTTGATAATGTTGCTTTACCCTTACAAATTCAAGGCATGGCGTATCCTATGATTGCCAAGAGAGTGCATGCAGCATTGGATATGGTCGGTTTATTAAGTAAAGAAAAAATGTTGCCTATCCATTTATCGGGCGGTGAGCAACAAAGATTGGGTATTGCTCGTGCCGTAGTTCACAAACCAGCTTTATTACTAGCCGATGAGCCAACAGGAAATTTAGATCCTAAACTTTCTTCGGAAATCATGTCTATTTTTGAACAGTTTAATCATGTCGGGGTCAGCATATTAATCGCAACCCATGATTTAGCTTTGATAGCGAGAATGAAGCATCGCATTACGATGCTAAAAGGAGGTCGATTGTGTTAA